One stretch of Toxoplasma gondii ME49 chromosome XI, whole genome shotgun sequence DNA includes these proteins:
- a CDS encoding hypothetical protein (encoded by transcript TGME49_314750): MAGVPKGAKAAAKKRGREEGAVSSGLRSVGSSKKSKSLSSASRKAPAPDKPGRVPPALSASSSASASSRDKRSAGDRETTHLGKKQRTDGAARASPAETEEKIPGCPVSPALLKKALAGLTAYVMKKASERGTQDLLEETGAATVSLMLALKNIPQAFRKQPVQIVLPHPLFDVSKGEGECCLFVKDPQRKWKDLIAPEKLPGLTRVLGLEKLKKKFPTFKDKRMLCASYDFFLCDRKIADKLTPVLGKTFIQAKKLPLPVKLSSTNVRPALEEALHSTCFFLPRGPCVAVKIGRANMPPEQLLANAKKALAAAFTFFAEDAKFRNTIHAVSVQATDAPALPIYSDSSYTEAARHYVSTSPPAAPPPAKDRAEKKAGEGRSGVPTRGEDRHGAGAGNASVLAAKKRTGGGSEKLRKAGASEKSGEQKRHAKATRPIMRLEEPKKKRKGEEAVNSAAAVQAKKKFKTKAK, from the exons aTGGCTGGAGTTCCGAAGGGGGCAAAGGCCGCCGCTAAGAAGAGAGGGCGAGAGGAGGGCGCAGTGTCCTCTGGCCTAAGGTCTGTGGGTTCGAGCAAGAAGAGCaagtctctttcctctgcttcccgcAAAGCGCCGGCGCCTGACAAGCCTGGCAGAGTGCCTCCTGCGCTCtcggcctcttcctccgcctccgcctcctcccgCGACAAGAGATccgcgggagacagagagactaCACACCtcgggaagaagcagagaacagaTGGCGCGGCTCGAGcgtcgcctgcagagacagaagagaagattCCTGGGTGCCCCGTCTCACCTGCGCTGCTCAAGAAGGCCTTGGCGGGCCTCACGGCGTACGTGATGAAGAAAGCCAGCGAGCGCGGAACTCAAGACCTcctggaagagacaggcgccgcaactgtctctctcatGCTCGCTCTCAAAAACATCCCCCAAGCCTTTCGCAAACAGCCCGTTCAAAT CGTCCTGCCTCATCCCCTGTTTGACGTCTCCAAGGGCGAGGGCGagtgctgtctcttcgtcaaAGATCCTCAGCGAAAGTGGAAGGACTTGATTGCTCCTGAGAAGCTTCCGGGTCTGACTCGCGTGCTCGGCCTTGaaaagctgaagaagaaattcCCCACTTTTAAAGACAAGCGCATGCTCTGCGCGAGCTACGACTTCTTTCTGTGTGACCGCAAAATCGCTGACAAGCTGACGCCCGTCTTGGGCAAGACGTTTATTCAGGCAAAGAA GCTTCCTTTGCCAGTGAAGTTGTCCTCGACAAACGTACGTCCTGCGTTGGAGGAGGCGCTGCACTCgacttgtttcttcttgcctcGCGGGCCGTGCGTCGCCGTCAAGATCGGCCGCGCTAACATGCCGCCGGAGCAGCTGCTTGCAAatgcgaagaaggcgcttgCCGCGGCGTTCACCTTCTTCGCGGAAGACGCGAAGTTCCGCAACACCATCCACGCGGTGTCTGTCCAGGCCACGGATGCGCCGGCCTTGCCGATCTACTCCGACTCCTCCTACACAGAGGCCGCGCGGCACTACGTCTCAACCTCTCCCCCcgccgcgccgccgcctgcaAAAGacagagcggagaagaaggcgggcGAGGGCAGGTCGGGTGTACCGACACGCGGCGAGGACAGGCATGGGGCGGGAGCTGGCAACGCATCTGTCCTcgccgcgaagaagcgaacaggAGGCGGGAGCGAGAAGCTTAGGAAGGCTGGAGCCAGcgagaagagtggagaacaAAAGAGACACGCCAAAGCGACAAGGCCCATCATGAGACTGGAGGAaccgaagaaaaagcgaaagggCGAGGAAGCCGTTAACTCAGCGGCAGCTGtccaggcgaagaagaagtttaaaacgaaggcgaagtAA
- a CDS encoding hypothetical protein (encoded by transcript TGME49_314760~Signal peptide predicted by SignalP 2.0 HMM (probability 0.691) with cleavage site probability 0.154 at residue 86) yields the protein MARPPPSPSSSSSPSSSSSPSSSSSSSSSSSSSSSSSSSSPSSSSSPSSSSSPSSSSSPSSSSSSSSSSSHTSSSSSSSSSCPASSACYSSAPDAKRLPRSQKKWAKRAEYREKKRQKRPQERRRRRKGRKEQLLQETQDLTEGIVKGSSVAPIYIQKYTKIHLHVCFSILHVP from the coding sequence ATGGCGCGCCCGCCgccctctccctcctcttcttcctctccctcctcttcttcctctccctcctcttcttcctcttcgtcctcttcttcctcttcgtcctcttcttcctcttcgtcctctccctcctcttcgtcctctccctcctcttcgtcctctccctcctcttcgtcctctccctcgtcttcatcctcttcttcctcctcgtcttctcatacttcctcttcgtcctcttcttcctcgtcttgtcctgcttcctctgcttgtTACTCGTCAGCCCCTGATGCAAAGCGGTTGCCGCGTTCACAGAAGAAGTGGGCAAAGCGAGCAGAATaccgcgagaaaaagagacagaagagaccgcaagagagaagacgaagaagaaaaggaagaaaggaacaacTCCTCCAGGAAACGCAGGACCTCACAGAAGGTATTGTCAAGGGGAGCTCTGTCGCCCCCATCTACATTCAAAAATACACAAAAATCCATCTTCATGTATGTTTCAGTATCCTGCATGTCCCGTAG